From one Micromonospora siamensis genomic stretch:
- a CDS encoding DUF6401 family natural product biosynthesis protein, with product MRVPYPQVTTGTAVASARSTLALLTASVGTAGMAAAAARPGLLASVDQHAAAVRDSLDGDRRPLTPAALAGYAEGVRSAARQHGWWPPADADWWAEPDWTLTRLLAVCALTRSLDPRHLA from the coding sequence ATGCGAGTGCCGTACCCCCAGGTAACCACCGGAACCGCGGTGGCCTCCGCCCGGTCCACCCTCGCCCTGCTGACGGCGTCGGTCGGGACCGCCGGCATGGCCGCGGCGGCCGCCCGGCCGGGCCTGCTGGCGAGCGTCGACCAGCACGCCGCCGCCGTCCGCGACAGCCTCGACGGCGACCGCCGGCCGCTCACCCCGGCCGCCCTCGCCGGCTACGCCGAGGGAGTACGCTCCGCTGCCCGCCAGCACGGCTGGTGGCCGCCCGCCGACGCCGACTGGTGGGCGGAGCCCGACTGGACGCTCACCCGCCTGCTGGCGGTCTGCGCGCTGACCCGCTCGCTGGATCCCCGACACCTGGCCTGA
- a CDS encoding HAD family hydrolase yields the protein MPDLKRSGVLLDVDGTLVDTTYLHTVAWWEALRQADHRVPMAVIHRSIGMGSDKLLDHLLGAERDRDQDDKLRDAHDSLFAGWFERLAPLPGAAELLRACAARGLRVVLATSAAEHELAALRKVLDADDVIDTVTSSADAQQSKPAPDILIAALEQAGLDAAEVVFVGDSVWDVAAAGKLDIPCIGLACGGTSRGELAGAGAVAVYDDPAALLAGLAESPIAALR from the coding sequence ATGCCCGATCTGAAGCGCAGCGGAGTCCTCCTCGACGTCGACGGGACCCTCGTCGACACGACCTACCTGCACACCGTCGCCTGGTGGGAGGCGCTGCGCCAGGCCGACCACCGGGTGCCCATGGCGGTCATCCACCGGTCCATCGGGATGGGCTCGGACAAGCTCCTCGACCACCTGCTCGGCGCGGAACGCGACCGGGACCAGGACGACAAGCTCCGCGACGCCCACGACAGTCTCTTCGCGGGCTGGTTCGAACGGCTGGCCCCGCTGCCCGGCGCGGCGGAGCTGTTGCGGGCCTGCGCGGCGCGGGGCCTGCGGGTGGTGCTGGCCACCTCCGCCGCCGAGCACGAGCTGGCCGCGCTGCGCAAGGTGCTCGACGCCGACGACGTGATCGACACGGTGACCAGCTCGGCGGACGCGCAGCAGAGCAAGCCGGCGCCGGACATCCTGATCGCCGCGCTCGAGCAGGCCGGACTGGACGCCGCCGAGGTGGTGTTCGTCGGCGACTCGGTCTGGGACGTGGCGGCGGCCGGCAAGCTGGACATCCCGTGCATCGGGCTGGCCTGCGGCGGCACCAGCCGCGGCGAGCTGGCCGGCGCGGGCGCGGTGGCCGTCTACGACGACCCGGCGGCGCTGCTGGCCGGCCTGGCGGAAAGCCCGATCGCCGCACTGCGGTGA
- a CDS encoding mechanosensitive ion channel family protein → MPKTLAVGQADIGSALTDFWRSVLLFIPRAIAFIVILVVGWLIARAVLKIVDAALERVGFDRAVERGGIKRALERTKYDASDILAKLAYYAVLLFTLQFAFGVWGPNAISDLIRGVISWLPRAFVAIIIVVVAAAIANAVRDLITGALGGLSYGKVLADLTAVFILALGIIAALNQVGIATTVTTPVLIAVLATVAGILVVGVGGGLVKPMQNRWDGWLNRMAEESRAIQAQRQGQNAGRSDYERQMADRGGQRTQVMPESSMTGSRGGRPGDETQQFGRPNG, encoded by the coding sequence ATGCCGAAAACCCTCGCGGTCGGGCAGGCCGACATCGGTTCCGCCCTGACCGACTTCTGGAGGTCGGTGCTGCTCTTCATCCCGAGGGCCATCGCGTTCATCGTGATCCTCGTGGTGGGCTGGCTCATCGCCCGAGCCGTGCTGAAGATCGTGGACGCGGCACTGGAACGGGTCGGGTTCGACCGGGCGGTCGAACGCGGCGGCATCAAACGTGCGCTGGAACGGACCAAGTACGACGCCAGTGACATCCTGGCCAAGCTGGCCTACTACGCCGTGCTGCTGTTCACCCTGCAGTTCGCCTTCGGGGTGTGGGGACCCAACGCGATCAGCGACCTGATCCGCGGCGTGATCTCCTGGCTGCCCAGGGCGTTCGTGGCGATCATCATCGTGGTCGTGGCCGCCGCCATCGCCAACGCGGTGCGCGACCTGATCACCGGGGCGCTGGGCGGGCTGTCGTACGGAAAGGTGCTGGCCGACCTGACCGCCGTGTTCATCCTGGCGCTCGGCATCATCGCCGCGCTGAACCAGGTGGGCATCGCCACCACGGTCACCACGCCGGTGCTGATCGCGGTCCTGGCCACGGTGGCCGGCATCCTGGTCGTCGGCGTCGGCGGTGGTCTGGTGAAGCCGATGCAGAACCGCTGGGACGGCTGGCTCAACCGGATGGCCGAGGAGTCCCGGGCGATCCAGGCGCAGCGGCAGGGGCAGAACGCCGGGCGCAGCGACTACGAGCGGCAGATGGCCGACCGTGGTGGTCAGCGTACCCAGGTGATGCCGGAGTCCTCGATGACCGGGTCGCGCGGCGGCCGGCCGGGGGACGAGACCCAGCAGTTCGGCCGGCCGAACGGCTGA
- a CDS encoding ATP-binding SpoIIE family protein phosphatase: protein MPGTVGRVPTPSAPAPTEAPGPTDAAAAVLAHPWGDTPLGPRERWDPAVRAVIDVVLASPVPMCLLYGDDFVLLYNEGYAEVLGPRHPAAIGRPAAEVFADVWHAPGAAEVIERTYRRGEPFLERDSTLPIHRSLGTAGRAAFTRAHSAVQDSAGRIVGVLSVLVQTSQVTQQLQSLSDFAAALAGTLTLDDVARVTLRYALGSFDADRVSFAIDEGSNWRTVRRVRGELLDEADERLPPLWRRAAQDSAAPVIATARSGVPFLVADGQPLRDSAVDRHDQKIRALAVLPLRSSVIRGALSVGYQEAHTWTGAERALLAAAVELVGQAAERARRFETQHGTAQLLQRSMLPEHLPAMPRLRIAARYEPGVDGNAAGGDFYDAFTLPTGGLGVVLGDVAGHDVQAAARMGQVRAALRALALSDPRPDAVLGGLDRLVASLGTEADTYELFVTVVFGVIDLESQQVTLASAGHPAPLIRRCAPDGTGTARYVDLPAGPPLGLGCRPGTATVPFTAGDTLLMFSDGVVERRWQDLSAGLDGLAAAVAGAGSGDPRALCAVASAAVPGATEDDVAVLAVEHALRPSRSASMEVPAEPTAPSRVRHWMTGQLTDWQVPEQVIGAAVLCTSELTTNALLHAGTAARVAVDLSPERLLVSVADSGTRGTVTRAQTDTLSSRGRGLGLIEELSDAWGTDPTVRGSTVWFEILIPADRPGVADGSDG, encoded by the coding sequence ATGCCAGGCACGGTCGGGCGAGTTCCCACCCCATCCGCTCCCGCTCCCACGGAGGCTCCCGGGCCCACCGACGCGGCGGCCGCGGTGCTCGCCCACCCGTGGGGCGACACCCCGCTGGGTCCGCGCGAGCGGTGGGACCCGGCCGTACGCGCGGTCATCGACGTCGTCCTCGCCTCGCCGGTGCCGATGTGCCTGCTCTACGGCGACGACTTCGTGCTGCTCTACAACGAGGGGTACGCCGAGGTGCTCGGCCCGCGGCACCCCGCCGCGATCGGTCGGCCCGCAGCCGAGGTCTTCGCCGACGTGTGGCACGCCCCCGGCGCCGCCGAGGTGATCGAGCGCACCTACCGGCGCGGCGAGCCGTTCCTGGAGCGCGACTCGACGCTGCCGATCCACCGCAGCCTCGGCACCGCCGGCCGGGCCGCCTTCACCCGGGCGCACTCGGCGGTGCAGGACAGCGCGGGCCGCATCGTCGGGGTGCTGAGCGTGCTGGTGCAGACCAGCCAGGTCACCCAGCAGCTGCAGAGCCTCAGCGACTTCGCCGCAGCACTGGCCGGCACGCTCACCCTGGACGACGTGGCGCGGGTGACGCTGCGCTACGCGCTGGGGTCGTTCGACGCCGACCGGGTGTCCTTCGCGATCGACGAGGGCAGCAACTGGCGTACGGTGCGGCGGGTCCGGGGCGAGCTGCTGGACGAGGCCGACGAGCGGCTGCCGCCGTTGTGGCGGCGGGCCGCCCAGGACTCCGCCGCTCCGGTGATCGCCACCGCCCGCAGCGGGGTGCCGTTCCTGGTCGCCGACGGCCAGCCGCTGCGGGACAGCGCGGTGGACCGCCACGACCAGAAGATCCGGGCGCTGGCGGTGCTGCCGCTGCGCTCGTCGGTGATCCGCGGCGCGCTGTCGGTGGGCTACCAGGAGGCGCACACCTGGACCGGCGCGGAACGGGCCCTGCTCGCCGCGGCGGTGGAGCTGGTCGGCCAGGCCGCCGAGCGGGCCCGCCGGTTCGAGACCCAGCACGGCACCGCCCAGCTGCTGCAACGCAGCATGCTGCCGGAGCACCTGCCGGCGATGCCCCGGCTGCGGATCGCCGCCCGCTACGAGCCGGGCGTGGACGGCAACGCCGCCGGCGGCGACTTCTACGACGCGTTCACCCTGCCCACCGGCGGGCTGGGTGTGGTGCTCGGCGACGTGGCGGGCCACGACGTGCAGGCCGCCGCCCGGATGGGGCAGGTCCGCGCCGCGCTGCGTGCGCTGGCGCTGAGCGACCCCCGACCGGACGCGGTGCTCGGCGGCCTGGACCGGCTGGTCGCCAGCCTCGGCACCGAGGCCGACACCTACGAGCTGTTCGTCACGGTGGTCTTCGGGGTGATCGACCTGGAGTCGCAGCAGGTCACCCTGGCCAGCGCCGGGCACCCGGCGCCGCTGATCCGGCGCTGCGCCCCGGACGGTACGGGCACCGCCCGCTACGTCGACCTGCCCGCCGGCCCGCCACTCGGGCTGGGCTGCCGCCCGGGTACGGCCACCGTGCCGTTCACCGCCGGCGACACGCTGCTGATGTTCAGCGACGGGGTGGTCGAGCGACGCTGGCAGGACCTGTCGGCGGGGCTGGACGGGCTGGCGGCGGCGGTGGCCGGGGCGGGCAGCGGCGACCCCCGGGCGCTGTGCGCGGTGGCCAGCGCGGCGGTGCCGGGCGCCACCGAGGACGACGTCGCGGTGCTGGCCGTGGAGCACGCGCTCCGGCCGAGCCGGTCGGCGAGCATGGAGGTGCCGGCCGAGCCGACCGCGCCGAGCCGGGTCCGGCACTGGATGACCGGCCAGCTCACCGACTGGCAGGTGCCCGAGCAGGTGATCGGCGCGGCCGTGCTGTGCACCAGCGAGCTGACCACCAACGCGCTGCTGCACGCCGGCACGGCCGCCCGGGTGGCGGTCGACCTGAGCCCGGAACGGCTGCTGGTCTCGGTCGCCGACTCGGGCACCCGGGGCACGGTGACCCGCGCCCAGACCGACACGCTGAGCAGCCGGGGCCGGGGCCTCGGGCTGATCGAGGAGCTGAGCGACGCCTGGGGCACCGACCCCACGGTGCGCGGTTCGACCGTCTGGTTCGAGATCCTCATCCCGGCCGACCGGCCAGGCGTCGCGGACGGTTCCGACGGGTAG